ataatggctgtatttgtgtttctgactcggttcctatcaccaccgctgtgaagagttggtaagtttctcaacaatgaaacgtttcacaacaaaccactctgaataactgtgGCTAATTAATTAGAGTTGCAGAACTGATGAATAACTGGTTGAATTTAATATGTAAGTATGATGGAACAATATAAAACCATCAGGCTTCATTCTTCATAATCTGCTCGGTCAGGTTTAGATACAAATGCATTCTTAATTCAAGAGATCAacctgtattatttatttatttctttttttattgatcATTTTCAATGTTACAGTAACAAACATTCTTTAACCCCTACTTCCCAAGCCATCTAACCCCCCTCCCTAAGCCACCACCTCCCTCCTATAAATGTATAAGTGAACATTTAGATCAGTAGTAGattagtgtaaaaaaaaaaaacaagcattaatAATGATACTGACAGTATTGCTGACTAACAAGAAGATATAAAATACAGTgtcaaaaaataaagtaaataagtaaatatttaattaaataaataaaacaaacaaaaaaaatacataagtaaaaaagaaaaaaacctgttttaaaagaaaaaggcaATGTGAAAACATGGTAATGCATTACAGTTAGAAGGTTAATGTAGATGttaagacaaaatatttagtcTTCCTCTAGATCTTCTAAGCTggttacaccctggacaggttgccaggccatcacagggcagacagacagacacattaactcacatctaggggcaatgtagcatgtccacttggcctgactgcatgtctttggaatgTGGTGGgagaaaccggagaacccggaggaaacgcacacagacacggggagaacatacacacagacaggaccctggtcacccggccgggtaATTGAGCCCAGGTCCTACTTGTATAGACAGTGTATGAATAGTATGTATTATCAGTGATGATGCTACTATTACTAtactacttattattattattattattattattattattattattattattattattattattattattactattattattgggtagcgctgtcgcctcacagtgaggagggcctgggttcaattccccagccgggtgaccgggtcctctctgtgtggggtttgcatgttctccccgtgtctgtgtgggtttcttccaggttctccggtttcctcccacagtccaaagacatgcagtaaggccagttggacatgctgaattgcccctgggtgtgagtgactgtctgtgtctgtctgtctgccctgtgatggactggcgacctgtccagggtgtatcctgccttccgcccgatgaccgctgggataggccccagcacccccctgcggccctgacggagaagcggcttagaaaatggatggatggacactcAGTTGTTGAGAGTGATTTGAAGTGAAATAGTGCATTGCAGCAACtcggttatttatttatttatttatttatttgtttatttattacagcGGCTGTAATAGAAACCAGGGCTCACTGATGCATTTATCTCCATTTTGTTTACCATCTAAACAACCCGTGACCCTgcatgatggtgaaatagtggtaaatgactctggggactattttgcctcacctTGCATGCACGTTAGTCGGAAACCACCTCAATGCTGTTGTAAAACAGTATCACTGACACAAGGCAGCGCCTTCATAACCGCTcgctgtgaggagcttttagaggtggacgtctggttcccatcaccaccactgaacagcgCTgacagcgtttcacaccaagccgCTCTGATCATTGGATTATCTGCACGGTGGCGTTTCCCTTTAAACATTAAACCGCCAGTGGGGCTGGATTAACCGGAGTAAGGCCTGGTGTGAAAAACACTGGCTGCATGTTTCCCAGTCTGATGGATATCGGAGTTCATGGAGCTCCAGATTTATTAGTAATTAATAACTTACATTCTCTCTGCACTTCACGCGCCGCTTTCCCGTTACTGGCTCCTCTCTGCTGCTCTCCCATTGGCTGAGCCCATGAGTGGGCGTTCCCGGTGGCGCCGGTGACGCCATCCACCAGCCCTTTAAATCGCGCGCATCGCCCCAGAGCTGCTCACCATCGGCCGCGCGCGACTCGCACCCGGTAAACTCTCTAAAACAAGAGAAGAGGCGCGAgccacagacaaacacaacaaacgAGAACCACGACGGCTCGCGAGACAAAACCCAGACGAGACCAAGACGATGTCGACGTACTTGAGCTCCGAGAGTCGCCGCGTGAGCCCCCGCGTGCACGGCAGCGGCTTCGACACGGCGCGGAGAAAGCGCGCGTCGCCGCACATCTTCGAGCACGTGCGCGAGGACGCGCTCGTGCGGCTCTTCCGCAAAGCGGGCGACGCCAAGGCAGAGGAGCGCGCGAGGAGCGTGTTCGCCGCGGCGGCGTCGCACGAACCCGGAGAGACGGCGCGCGCGCTCATGGCGCTGCGGCAGCGCAAGAAGGACAAGCTGCTGCGCATCGCCGGCGCCGTGCGCCGCTTCCTCGGCGTGCGCTGAGCGAGCCGGACCGAGAGGAACCGACTTGAAGTCCTCAAAACACGAACTTTCAACGGAAACACAGCCCGGCTGTGCGCACGCGCTCTGAGCGAGCGGGGGCCGTTACGGCTAACAGACCGCGGACGAGTGACGGACTGAAAAGCGGGAGAAAACGTAACCGCGAGGGTCAGAAACGGACCGCGAAACGCTGGAGCAGAGCCAAAGGACCCGcggtgaccccccccccccccaacgcCCACCCGCCCACCGGGACCTCTACTGAAGGAGAACCGGGAGAAACGGGAGACTCGAGTTAGCCCGAGCTAACGAGGCTAACGAAGCCAGCGCGGTTACCAGGGCGACGCGTCTCTCCTCTCGCGCACGGGAGATGAAGACCCCTGTGTGGAACGCTGCACCTTTCCCGCGCTTTCTGGAGCAAATCAGACTGCGAGAAAGACGCTCACGTGAACTGTttggtttttttgttgttta
This sequence is a window from Pygocentrus nattereri isolate fPygNat1 chromosome 20, fPygNat1.pri, whole genome shotgun sequence. Protein-coding genes within it:
- the tcima gene encoding transcriptional and immune response regulator a; the encoded protein is MSTYLSSESRRVSPRVHGSGFDTARRKRASPHIFEHVREDALVRLFRKAGDAKAEERARSVFAAAASHEPGETARALMALRQRKKDKLLRIAGAVRRFLGVR